The Prunus dulcis chromosome 5, ALMONDv2, whole genome shotgun sequence genomic sequence GAGGATATCAAATTCATTCTACAAAACTTAAAAGGACCGATGGAATGCTAAATCCGGGCAAAAAAAATAACCAGGTTCCAGGTTTCTTTATAACCCTCTATAAGGCATTCATTAGAATGAGGTTTTACGAGCTTCAGATGCTATCTAAGCAGTCACTGCTTGCTTGTTGGCAAATGCAATACCTTTCTCAATGCTGGCTTTCAATTCTGGCTTAAGTGCTTCCAAAGCCTTCTGCTCATACTCTGTCAAACCTTGGAGGTCAGATGGTATCAAAGCTTCAACCCCTTTCCTTCCAAGCTTCACCCTTGATGCAAAGAAAGGAAGCTCGGTCAGATCAGACTCTACATAAGAGCACTCATAGACATCCCCATCTCCATCCAGTGCACGCAGAGATGACTCGACGAATCTAGCTGCTGCATATGCCATTGACAATGTTGCAGACCCAGCACCAGCCTTTGCCTCTACAACCTCAGTTCCAGCATTTTGAATCCTTACAATTAGCTTTTCAACTTCTTCATCAGTGAGGCTGACTGAGGGTTTTGTCTTTGATAGAAGGGGTAGAATGGTTATCCCAGCATGTCCACCAACAACTGGGACATCAACATCAATCAGTTTTAGATTCTTCTTCTGAGCAACAAATGTGTTTGCCCTCACAACATCCAAGGTAGTAACACCAAAGAGCTTCTTTGGGTTATAAACACCCTTCTTCTTTAGAACTTCTGCAGCAATTGGCACCGTGGAGTTCACCGGATTACTGATAATGTGGATGAAGGCCTCGGGGCAGTTATCAGCCACAGCCTCAACCAAGTTCTTCACAATGCCGGCATTGATGTTGAAGAGGTCATCACGGGTCATACCGGGCTTTCTTGGAACACCAGCAGGTATGACCACCACATCCACACCTTTCAATGACTTGGCTAACTCAGAAGCTCCGGTGAAATCAAGAACCTGGGAGGGAGTGTTGCAGTGACTGAGGTCAGCAGCAACACCCTTGACATTCGCTATATCATACAAATGCAGGTCAGAGACCAAAGGGGACATCTTGATCAAAAGAGCCAGGGGCTGACCTATCCCTCCAGCAGCTCCAAGAACAGCTACTTTATAAGAGGCCTGGGGTTGAAACGGAGTCTGAACCACCTGGGCTCCCTTGTGGGCTTTTAGAGCAAAAGAAGCTCGAAGAGCTGCGGTGGTTTCTTTGCCCAAGAAAGAGGTCTCAGATTCGCAAGCGAGAGATGTAGTTGCCTTGAGGCCATTGAAAGAACTCTTAAGAGGGTTTTGGGAGTTGAACCTCAAAGAACAAGGCTTTGACTGTGGAAATGAGACTGCTTTGTGGCCAAGGGAACAGGTGGTTCCAATGGAAAAGGTAGCTGCTGCTGATGTTGCCGCCATCTCACAAACTCTGCgccacaaaaatttaaaattgcattaaaaaacacaaacaaagcAAAGATTTTTACATCTTAATCAACATACAAGTTCCAACCCAattcaccaaataaaaaaatctcaattATTGGTTATTGACACTAAAAGAAAGtccagaaaatcaaataacatGAAATTCTATGTACAAGATTCCAATGAAAATTGAACTTTCAGAAACAATAACTGAATACACAGCTGGGAATTGAAAATTCTAAAGAAGCAACCAGATCTGATAACACAACCAAAAGATCCATGGATGCttgaattgaaataaaaagcaatTGGAAATCAAAGAtgatgagagagagggtgCGGAGACTAACCTTGAAGATGCTGAAGGCCACCGACCACAGAGCTCTCTGAGACGCGAATTTGGAAAGACAAGAGCATTGAGAAGAGAGAATATAaaggagtgagagagagagagagagtggggcTTTGACCCGTCTTGGGTTTTGCTCGTGAAGTTCGTTAAAAACTCCGCCAATGGGCCTCGGACGAATCCACACCTTTTCTAAAACAGCTACCTCTTTTTTAATGTCAGTCGATGCGTGCGGAGTGGACCCAAATATCACCGAATCTACCATTTTTGTTCGCTTCCTCCCGCCGCTAATCTCTAATTATTTTCAACGGCCACGATTAAtccaaaatatatgaaaaaaaaagtagtgaCATTTTTTAAGACTAAACTAAACTATGTTTTTAGTCCTTATAATTCATCATTAAATTCCACTTTCAcccttatatttttaattgtcaTGATTTTAGTCCCTATAGTTTACCAACCGTTCAAATTTAAGTGAAATTTGCCTCTATTTGGATGAAAGAAATTATTTGGATTTAATAATTAGACTAAATTTGATGCAAAGACAAGAAAGAACTAGATTAAATTGAATGTATTTGAAATAACtacattaaattgaatgtatttgaaataactagATATATATTGCATTTGAAATGACCGTGTGCAATGAATCATTGAAACGGACGTAGAATTTGTATCATCTAAATTCATAGAATTTGAACCCTAGAATTTGAATTATCTAAATTCATAGCATTTGAATCCTTCCATCCAAACATATAGCATTGTATGACATAATATGAGGTAATGTTTCTTTATTATTCTACAcgcattttgattttttctttatcccccaattcaatccaattcaaGCATTCTCTATTTAACACTAACTTATTCACAATTTCACATACCATAAAACCATTAACACTATATTATATCATAACTACAAACTCTCTTGGTAATCCAATGGGGAATTCCCACTCAGTCTGTTGGTTCCAAGAAAACTGTTACCTCATTACAGAagtagggaaaaaaaaaaaaaaacaaaagaaaattacacaGCTGAGAAGGCTTCC encodes the following:
- the LOC117627410 gene encoding malate dehydrogenase, chloroplastic codes for the protein MAATSAAATFSIGTTCSLGHKAVSFPQSKPCSLRFNSQNPLKSSFNGLKATTSLACESETSFLGKETTAALRASFALKAHKGAQVVQTPFQPQASYKVAVLGAAGGIGQPLALLIKMSPLVSDLHLYDIANVKGVAADLSHCNTPSQVLDFTGASELAKSLKGVDVVVIPAGVPRKPGMTRDDLFNINAGIVKNLVEAVADNCPEAFIHIISNPVNSTVPIAAEVLKKKGVYNPKKLFGVTTLDVVRANTFVAQKKNLKLIDVDVPVVGGHAGITILPLLSKTKPSVSLTDEEVEKLIVRIQNAGTEVVEAKAGAGSATLSMAYAAARFVESSLRALDGDGDVYECSYVESDLTELPFFASRVKLGRKGVEALIPSDLQGLTEYEQKALEALKPELKASIEKGIAFANKQAVTA